From Xiphophorus maculatus strain JP 163 A chromosome 12, X_maculatus-5.0-male, whole genome shotgun sequence, the proteins below share one genomic window:
- the LOC111610311 gene encoding uncharacterized protein LOC111610311, which yields MADLPAARLRLYKPAFYSTGVDCFGPMIVKIGRRQEKRWGIIFKCLTTRAVHLDLLSSLDADAFLMALRRFIARRGKPAELWSDCGTNFKGGDRELREAFANMSETLQGQLASQKIKFQFNPPAAPHFGGVWEREVRSVKAALRSCVGSQPLQEEVLLTVLLEVESILNSKPLGYVSADVADVDPVTPNSLLMGRPDGSLPQVVYPEIENLSRRRWRHSQILADHFWARFIREYLPGLQTRHKWQSSPPELLQKAIVMIVDPQLPRALWPIGHVTKIHRSDDGLIRSADVKVSEHVYTRPVARLVVLPAVPAEGKDTEEDSQKSPKT from the coding sequence ATGGCTGACCTTCCTGCCGCTCGGCTTAGGTTGTACAAGCCCGCCTTTTACTCCACTGGTGTTGACTGCTTTGGGCCCATGATTGTGAAAATAGGAAGACGGCAGGAGAAACGCTGGGGTATCATTTTCAAGTGTCTGACAACGAGGGCAGTACACTTGGATCTCCTAAGTAGCCTGGATGCAGATGCTTTCCTTATGGCCCTGAGGCGATTTATCGCCCGAAGGGGAAAGCCTGCAGAGCTATGGTCTGATTGTGGGACCAATTTTAAGGGGGGAGATCGGGAACTCAGAGAAGCCTTTGCCAACATGTCAGAGACCCTGCAGGGGCAGCTAGCCTCCCAGAAGattaaatttcagtttaatcCCCCAGCAGCTCCACATTTTGGCGGAGTGTGGGAGCGAGAGGTTCGTTCAGTGAAGGCAGCTCTCCGAAGCTGTGTGGGTTCCCAACCTCTACAGGAGGAGGTACTTCTTACAGTTCTTCTGGAGGTGGAATCGATACTGAACTCAAAGCCTTTGGGATATGTATCAGCTGACGTGGCAGACGTGGACCCTGTGACTCCAAATAGTCTCCTCATGGGGCGGCCTGATGGATCCCTACCCCAGGTGGTCTACCCAGAGATAGAAAACCTCAGTCGAAGACGTTGGCGGCACTCACAGATTCTTGCTGATCACTTCTGGGCAAGATTCATCAGAGAATACCTTCCTGGCTTACAGACAAGACACAAATGGCAATCAAGCCCTCCGGAACTTCTGCAGAAAGCAATTGTTATGATTGTGGATCCCCAGCTGCCCCGCGCCTTATGGCCGATAGGTCATGTGACCAAGATTCACCGCAGTGATGATGGACTTATCAGATCAGCGGATGTGAAAGTTAGTGAACATGTCTACACTAGACCAGTTGCTCGGTTGGTTGTTTTACCAGCTGTGCCAGCTGAAGGAAAGGACACTGAGGAGGACAGCCAGAAGTCCCCCAAGACTTGA